The sequence GGAGACGGTTTACGACGGACACAACACGTACTTCCTCGAACCGGCGGCGCGGGACCTCGACTTCTCGCTGCTCATGGCAGGCGACATGCTCTCGCCGTACATCGGCGAGGAGGAGATCGACCCCAAAAGCGACGCGTTCTCGCAGTGGCTGATGAACCTCGCGTACGACGAGTACTGAGCGCTCGCTCGTCCCGCAGTCCCGCTTTTCCCACCGCTACTCGGTGCTGAGATACATCGCCTTCGACGCCGGCCTGGTCTCCTCGAAGCCGAAGCGCTCGTAGAAGCCGTCCACGTCGGCGACGAGGTTCACGTACGCGTTCGGCGGGGCCTCCTCGTCGAGGAACGCGAGGAGTTCGTCCAGTATCTTCGTCCCGAGGCCCGCGCCCTGGTGGTCCGGATGAACGGCCATGTCCACTATCTGGTAGACGGTTCCCCCGTCACCGACGACCCGACCCATCCCGACGGGCGTCTCGGTTCCGTCTCCGTCCACGGCGAACGCGGTTGCCGCGAACAGCGTGTTCGGCAGGCCGCGCTCGGTACCCTCCCGGGAGCGCGGGCTCATCCCGGCGGCCTCGCGGAGCGATAGATACGCCTCGACGGTTGGCAGCGTCGCTCGGACCTCGTACTGCATACCGGAGAAGGGTCCCAACCGTCGACTTCAGTTTCGGTTCGCCGCGAGAGGCGGGATGTCGGTTACTCGCCTTACTCGGCTTCCTCGTCGTCGCTCGGCGTCAGGTCGTGCTCGGAGAGGTACGACTCGATTTCGTCGGCGGAGTGCTCGGTGTACTGCTCGGACTCCACGTCGATGGTGGCGAGACCGACGCCCTCGGGTTCGAGCCCTTCGTCGTTCGACTCCGCGAGCGCCGACAGCGCGAGACCGATGCCACCCTCCAAGTCGGCGTCCTCGGTGTAGTTCTCTTCGAGGTAGTCGCGGATGTCCGCGCGGTTCGCACCGACCGAGAGCGCCTTCCACTCGTACGGCGTCCCCGAGGGGTCGGTCTCGAACAGGCGCGGTTCGCCGTTCTCGATGCCGCCGACGATGAGCGCGACGCCGAACGGCCGCGCGCCGCCGACCTGCGTGTACTGCTGGATGTGGTCGGTGACCTCCTTCGTCAGCGACTCGATGCCGATGGCCTCGCCGTAGCGGAGGCGGTTGACCTGCGCGCGCTGTCGGGCGAAGTCGATGAGTTGGCGCGCGTCGGCGACGTGGCCCGCCGAGGCGATGCCGACGTGCTCGTCGGCCTTGTGGAGTTTCTCGACGCTCGACGGCTCCATCAGCGGCGAGCGGCTGCGCTTGTCCGCCGCCAGCACGACGCCGTCGGCGGTTCGGACGCCGATGCTCGCCGTGCCTCGCTTGACTGCTTCACGCGCGTACTCGACCTGGTACAGACGGCCGTCGGGCGAGAAGATGGTGATGCCGCGGTCGTACGCCTGCTGTTGCGCTTGTCCCTGCATAGGTATCACTCGAAATCGAGTTCCGTCGCGCCGAGAACGCCCGAGGGCAGGCGGATGCAGCGTACGTCGTCGCGTGCGACCGCCGGCCGCTCGGAACCCTCGAACACGACCTGTCTCTTCTCGGAAGATGCGGCCGCGCCGCGTAAATAGCTTTCTTCACAGGCGCGCACGGTGCCGGAGACGCCGCGGACTCGCACCCCGATTTCGTCGCCGTCGACGACGCTCAGGCAGGCGAGCGCCGCGCGCGCGTCGTCGACGTGGCCGCGCCGGACGCGGACGACGACCTCGCCGACGCCGTCGCCGAGTTCGAAGCTGTACACCGTGAGGTCGGCGTCCGCGCTCCCGGCGTCGCCCAACAGGTTCTGGGCGGCGTACCAGAGTTCGCGCTGGAAGTCGCCGCGACCGAACTCGGCGTCGGGCCACGTCTCGATACCGACCGCGAGGTAGCGCCAGCGCGGTCGGAGGTGTTTCGGCAGGTGCTTCATCGACGATTACTCGTCGGTTTCGGCATCGCCGCCGCTGCTGTCATCGTCGCCACCGCTGCTCTCGTCGTCGCCGCCGAACCGCTCGGCGACGAGCACGCCGACCTGGTCGTGGACGCGTTCGACGGCCGTCAGCGCGAACCCGGCGCCGGTGAGACAGTCGACGAGGTGGCCGACCGTCGACGGGTCGTCGACCTCGGGGCTGTAGAACGGCTCCTCGGGGTCGGGTTCGCCGAAGAACATCACGTCGCCGAGGACGAACTTCCGCGGGCCGAGGTCGGCGACGACCTCGATGGCCTCGCGCTTCTCATCGTCGGAGAGGTGGTGCATGGCGAAGTTCGAGACGACCACGTCTACCTCGCCGTCGTAGTCGGGTTCGCGGAACGAGCCGCGCCCGAACTCGACGTTCTCTATCCCCTGTTCCTCGGCTTTCTTCTCCGCCTGTTTCATCATCCCCTCGCTGATGTCGCGTCCGACGACTCGTTTCGCCTTTGGGGCGAGCGCGAGCGCGATGGCTCCGGTCCCTGTTCCGAGGTCGAGCACCACGTCGTCGGGGCCGGGGTCGGCGTGGTCGACGACGAGCGACGCGCAGGCTCTGTACTCGTCGGAGTCCTGGCTCTCGTCGTAGTCGGCGGCGATCTCCGAGAAGCGGACGGCGTGTTCCTCAACAGTCTTCTTCATACCTGCCCCGTTTGACCCCCGGGGCTATGAACGACTCGGACGTTCGCTCGCGGTTTCGGGCGGCGAGGCGGCCCCACTCGCGCAGGCCGGCTTTCACCTGGTCGGCCGTGAACCCCACGCGCTCGCCGACGGCGACGAGTTCGCGCGGCGCGCGCAGTTGGAGGTGCGAGGACGGATTCGCGCTGACGACGAACGGCACGTCGTAGTACTCGACGAGTTCGCGGAGTTTCCGCATCGACTTGAGCGCCTGCACGCGCTGGCCGCCGTCGGCGCGCAACACTCGGCGAAAATCGAACTCGACGCGGACGCCGTTTCGCTTCGCCGACTTGGCGAGCACGTGGTTGAAGTCGCCGCCGGACATCGGCCGCGACAGCACGTCGATTCGCTCTTGTTCTGTTGCGAAGCGATTCAGTTTGTCGTCGCCGCCGCGGAGGACGAGGAGCGTCGTTTTGGGTCGGAAGTTTCCGACCGCGCCGCTGGCTTGTTCGGGGGTCGCGGCGACGACTTCGACGGCGTCGACGACGTCGACGTTGTAGCGGTCGCTCGCGCGCTCGCAGGCGTCGAGGTCGGGTGCGCCCTGCGACCGGACGACGACGCCCTCGAAGCCGTAGTGGGCCGCCGTGCGGGCGAACCGCGAGGGGGTGCTGTCGCCGTCTGGGTACGCGTGGACCGCTTCGTACATGGTGGGCTGTCTGGGTTCTGTTCTCGGCGGTGGGTGCTTGTCGGTTTCGGGACCGTGCCGTGGTTCGAGGACGGCGTGTCGGGACGTGGCGCTAGTCGACGAGCGCGAGCACGGCGAGTCCGAGCGAGAGCGCGCCCAGGCAGAACACGGCAGTCGTGATTCCGCCGGGCAACGCGTCGTATCCGAGGTGCTCCAGTTCCGTCTGCAGGAGGATGCTCGTTATCCCGCCAGCGACGATGAGAATCGGCACGAGTAGCTGTGCCCGGAGCGGATGATTCCACGACTGCCAGTTCGACGAGAGCAGACGGGATTTGAGTTTTCCGACCGCGTCGGTCATACGCTATCGACTCAACGGAGTGGAATAAGTGTTCATGGGGTCCGGATGAGAGCAGCTACTGAGACTCGGACGAGCGGACTCGGCCGACGCACAGTCGCCGGGCGCACCGAGAGACCGCACCGCAACCGCCCGCCTCGGCCCTCCCCAGCCTCGTCGGGCGCATGAACGCGCCCGACTCCCTCGCGCGTTGGTCGCGCCACACAGGGCGCTCCCGCCGCGCGCCGTCGGAACCCCGCCCTACTCGAACCGACTCGGGTCCAGCGTCGCCTCCGCGACCCGCACGGCCGCGACGTTCTCGGGCACGTCGTGGACGCGGACGATATCTGCGCCGCGGTCGACGGCCAGCGCGGTCCCGGCGATGGTCGCTTCGAGGTTATTTCCGGCTTTCTGCCCGACGAGTTCGAACATCGACTTGTGCGAGTGGCCGACGAGAATCGGACAGCCCAGCGCCTCGAACTCGGAGAGTCGCGAGAGGAGTTCGAAGTTCTCGGGCTTCGACTTCCCGAAGCCGAGGCCGGGGTCGACGATGACGCGCTCTCGCGGGATGCCCGCTTTCTCGGCCAAGAGGATGCGCTCGTTCAGTTCCTCGATGACGTCTTCGACCACGTCGTCGTAATCGATCTCCTTGCCCGGCACGACCGGCGCGTCGATGCTGTGCATGACGATTACCGGGACCTCGCGCTCGGCGGCGAGAAATCGCATCTCCGGGTCTTCGAGGCCGGTCACGTCGTTGAGTACGTCCGCGCCCGCGTCGAGCGCCGCGCGGCCGACTTCGGCTCGTCGCGTGTCGACGGAGATGGCCACGTCGAGTTCGGAGATGGCCTCGATGACCGGGACGACGCGCTCGATTTCGTCTTCTATCGAGACGGGGTCCGCGCCGGGGCGGGTGCTCTCGCCGCCGACGTCGATAATCTCCGCGCCGGCGTCGACCATCGCCCGCGCTCTGTCGATTGCGTCGTCGGCGTCGAAGAACTCGCCGCCGTCGTGGAACGAATCCGGCGTCACGTTCAGGATGCCCATCACCGACGCGCCCTCGTCCCACGGGTAGGCCGATTCGTCGGCCACTCCGCCCTCGTCGAGTTCGAGACGTTCGCGGAGGTCGGCGCCGACTTCCGAGAGACCGTACGGGTGACCGTCGAGCGCGTCGAGCAGTCGCCCGAACTGCGCGAGCGTCCCCGAGAGGACGACGTCGTGGAGCTCGCCGTCGCTGTCGAGGCCGGCGACGACGCACTGTCCGTCGAGACGCGCCATTTCGATTTCGAGCGCCTGCGCCTGTCGGCTCTCGACCTGGGTCTTCACGACGCGGTGGGCGATATCGTCGCCGGCGGCGTCGACCGCCTCGGGCGTCGCGCCCGCTCGCTCCAGCGTCGTCCGCGCCTCGGCCCGAGAGGTGACCTCCTTGGGTATCCCCAGTCGCGTCCACCGCCGCCGCGCCTCGGCGACGCAGAACAGCGAACCGGTGAGGAGCACGCAGTCGTCGGGGTCGGCCCGGTCGAGGGCGCTCGACAGCGCGTCGGAGACCGAGTCGACGCTGTCGACGGTTTCGACGCCCGCCCGCTCGAAAACGCGTGCGAGAATCTCGGGGTCCTCCGCTCGGCTGAGGTTCGGTCGACACGTCGTCACGGAGTCGGGCGTCGGCAGGGCGGCAGCCATCTCGCGGTGGTCCTTGTCGTGCATCGCGCCGAACACCAGGTGGAGGTCGTCGTAGTCGAACTCCGAGAGCACGGCCGCGAGAACCTCGAACGCGCCCGGGTTGTGCGCGCCGTCGAGGACGACCATCGGCTCTCGCTGCATCACCTCGAACCGGCCCGGCCAGTGGGCGTTTCGGAGGCCGCGGGCGATGGTGTCGGTATCGAGCTCGACGCCGACCTCGTCGGCGACCTGTCGGGCGAGCGCGACGGCGACGCCCGCGTTCTTCGCCTGATACGCGCCGAGCATCGGCAAGCGGGCCTCGACTGCGAGCGCGTCCGAGACCGACTCCGATTCCGCCGAGACGGCGACGACAGACTCGGTGTGGTTGACGCGGCCCTCGTAGCTCACGCGGAAGTCGGGGTTCTCGGGGGCGTCGGCGTCGTTCGCATCCGCGACGGTGACGACCTCGCCGGCCTGCGCGCGGACGGCGTCCAGCGCTTCGCCCGTCGCGGCGGTGACGAGCGGTCGGTCGGCGGGGGCGACGTGGGCTTTCGTCGTCGCGATCTCCTCGATAGTGTCGCCGAGCACGGCCGTGTGTTCGAGCGTGACGTTCGTGACGGCGCTGGCGACGGGGTCGACGACGCTCGTCGCGTCGAGTTCGCCGCCCATCCCCACTTCGAGCACGGCGACGTCGACGTCGCTGCGGCCGAAGTACCAGAGGCCGAGCGCCGTCACCGCCTCGAAGAAGGTGAGCGGTTCGCCCGCTGCCGCGCGGTCGACGAGGTACGGCTTGGCCTCCTCGACGAACGCACAGAGCGCGGATTCGGGCATCTTCCGCCCGTCGACGCGGACGCGTTCGCGGAGGCTGTCGAAGTGCGGTGAGGTGTAGAGACCGACGTTGCACCCGGCTTCGCGGAGTGTCGACTCGACCATCCGCGCGGTGCTGCCCTTTCCGTTCGACCCCGCGACCTGAACGAACCGGACGTGCTCGTGGGGGTCCCCGAGGTGAGCCAGCAGCGCGCGAACCGACTCGGTCCCCGGTTTCACCTGAAAGCGGCGGAGGTCGAAGAGAAAGTTCGCCGCCTCGGAGTAGTTCATGCAACGGGTGAGTCTGCGACTCCGCTTAGGCCTATCGGACTACTGGGTGGACTCGCCGGTCGGCGAGGAGGACCGGTCGGATAAAAACGGCCTGAAGGAACAAGCCTACATCGGTTGTTGCTGGACCGACATCGTACAGACGAGATGCTCGGAACCGTTACTGTCGGTCGAAAGGCGGCGAAGTACGGCTACAAAAAGTACGGCGTTCCGGGTGCGGTCGTCGCCGGAGGGGCCGCCGTCGGTGGCGTCTACGTCGCCAGAAAGACGTTCAAGTCGAAGTTCGGCGGCGACGCCGAGAGCCTCGCCGAGACGACGGACGGCGAATCGGCGGACGGCGAATCGGCGGACAGCGAATCGGCGGACAGCGAATCGGCGGACAGCGAGTTAGTGGACGTCGAGTCGGCGGACGACGAGTCGACGACGGACGCAGACGCCGCCGACCCGGCGGAGACGGAGGCGGACGAGCGCGAGGACGTCGACAGACACGAAGACGTCGACGAAGACGAAGTCGACGAGTCTCGGGATACGGAGGCTGATTCGGATACGCAGTCGGACGACGAGACGTAGAGGTGTCAACCCGCCGTTCTCGACCGAACCTGCCCCAACGACTATCATTCTGGCTGCGGTGTATTTCGGTGTGACAGAGTACACGCTGCACGAACCGACGATTCGCGGTGCGACGCAGGACGCGCCGAACCGGTCGCTCTCGGAGGACGACTTCGCGACCGACGACCTCGCGGATCTCGACGATTACTTCCTGCTGTCGACTTCGGGCATCCCGCCGGAGTCGTTCGAGGACCTCTACCTACCGGTCGTCCACCTCGACCAGCGACTGAGCCTTCCCCTGCTCCGTCAGGCGCTCAACGACGTGGAGACGCTCGACATCGACGCCGAGACCAAGAAACAGACGATAGATCTGCTGCACTCGCTCGGCGAGTGCTTCCCGAACGATAGCCTCCGAAACGACGACAACTGACCGTCGTTCCCACGACTCCACCCCGGTCGTCACTCGGGGCGGAGTCGTTCAGCTTCTCGACGCGCGTTTCGGTCGGTGTCCAGCACCACGCCGAGCGTCAGAAAGACGACGCCGAGCGCGAGCCACACGGGCGTCGAACCGGTGTCTCCACTGACGCCCATGTACGTCCCGATAACGAGAAACGCCGCACCGACGACCAGAAACGCAACGTGCATGGTAGTGTGTCTCACGACACCGTGATAAATCTACTCACGCGAATCTCTCGGTGAGTGGACGTTCGGCGTCGCCTACGCTCGCCTCTCGAACTTCCGGCGCTCCTTTCAGTCGTGCCGGAAACGCCGTTGTTTCGCTTCGCTCGTCACGAGTTTCCGTCACTAATCGTGACGGAAACACCGCCGACCGGTGAACACCATCACCATGTCGTGCTCGTCGGCGGCCGCGACGACGTCGTCGTCGTTGACCGAGCCGCCGGGCTGGATGACGGCGTCGATACCGGCTTTCGCCGCTTCCTCGATGCCGTCGGGGAACGGGAAGAACGCGTCCGACGCCATCACCGCGCCCTCGGCGGATTTGCCCTCCGCGTGCTCGTCGGCCTTCATCGCCGCCAGTCGGACGGCGTCGACGCGACTCACCTGCCCCATCCCGACGCCGACTGTCTCCGTCCCGTCGGCGAAGAGGATGCCGTTCGACTTGACGTGCTTCAGCACCTTCCACGCGAACAGCATCGTCTCAAGTTGTTCGTCGGTCGGTTCGCGCTCGGTGACGACTTCGAGGTCGTCGACGGTCGGACTCCACAGGTCGCGTTCCTGGACGAGTCGCCCGCCGACGATGGGTTTCTCCGTGAAGCGTTCGGAGATGTCGCCGAGTTCGCCGACATCGAGTACGCGGAGGTTCTTCTTCTCGGTCAGCACCGAGAGCGCGTCGTCGGTGTAGCCCGGCGCGACGACGACCTCCTTGAACGAGTCGACGACGAGTTCGGC is a genomic window of Haloprofundus halophilus containing:
- a CDS encoding helix-turn-helix transcriptional regulator — translated: MSAPDLEADLTADERRGLELIRETRGIHQSDFWKQLDIGSRKGSRIAERLADTGLIKRSETVYDGHNTYFLEPAARDLDFSLLMAGDMLSPYIGEEEIDPKSDAFSQWLMNLAYDEY
- a CDS encoding GNAT family N-acetyltransferase — its product is MQYEVRATLPTVEAYLSLREAAGMSPRSREGTERGLPNTLFAATAFAVDGDGTETPVGMGRVVGDGGTVYQIVDMAVHPDHQGAGLGTKILDELLAFLDEEAPPNAYVNLVADVDGFYERFGFEETRPASKAMYLSTE
- the psmA gene encoding archaeal proteasome endopeptidase complex subunit alpha, producing the protein MQGQAQQQAYDRGITIFSPDGRLYQVEYAREAVKRGTASIGVRTADGVVLAADKRSRSPLMEPSSVEKLHKADEHVGIASAGHVADARQLIDFARQRAQVNRLRYGEAIGIESLTKEVTDHIQQYTQVGGARPFGVALIVGGIENGEPRLFETDPSGTPYEWKALSVGANRADIRDYLEENYTEDADLEGGIGLALSALAESNDEGLEPEGVGLATIDVESEQYTEHSADEIESYLSEHDLTPSDDEEAE
- a CDS encoding Rpp14/Pop5 family protein, with protein sequence MKHLPKHLRPRWRYLAVGIETWPDAEFGRGDFQRELWYAAQNLLGDAGSADADLTVYSFELGDGVGEVVVRVRRGHVDDARAALACLSVVDGDEIGVRVRGVSGTVRACEESYLRGAAASSEKRQVVFEGSERPAVARDDVRCIRLPSGVLGATELDFE
- a CDS encoding class I SAM-dependent methyltransferase; this encodes MKKTVEEHAVRFSEIAADYDESQDSDEYRACASLVVDHADPGPDDVVLDLGTGTGAIALALAPKAKRVVGRDISEGMMKQAEKKAEEQGIENVEFGRGSFREPDYDGEVDVVVSNFAMHHLSDDEKREAIEVVADLGPRKFVLGDVMFFGEPDPEEPFYSPEVDDPSTVGHLVDCLTGAGFALTAVERVHDQVGVLVAERFGGDDESSGGDDDSSGGDAETDE
- a CDS encoding RNase P subunit p30 family protein, which translates into the protein MYEAVHAYPDGDSTPSRFARTAAHYGFEGVVVRSQGAPDLDACERASDRYNVDVVDAVEVVAATPEQASGAVGNFRPKTTLLVLRGGDDKLNRFATEQERIDVLSRPMSGGDFNHVLAKSAKRNGVRVEFDFRRVLRADGGQRVQALKSMRKLRELVEYYDVPFVVSANPSSHLQLRAPRELVAVGERVGFTADQVKAGLREWGRLAARNRERTSESFIAPGVKRGRYEEDC
- the folP gene encoding dihydropteroate synthase; the encoded protein is MNYSEAANFLFDLRRFQVKPGTESVRALLAHLGDPHEHVRFVQVAGSNGKGSTARMVESTLREAGCNVGLYTSPHFDSLRERVRVDGRKMPESALCAFVEEAKPYLVDRAAAGEPLTFFEAVTALGLWYFGRSDVDVAVLEVGMGGELDATSVVDPVASAVTNVTLEHTAVLGDTIEEIATTKAHVAPADRPLVTAATGEALDAVRAQAGEVVTVADANDADAPENPDFRVSYEGRVNHTESVVAVSAESESVSDALAVEARLPMLGAYQAKNAGVAVALARQVADEVGVELDTDTIARGLRNAHWPGRFEVMQREPMVVLDGAHNPGAFEVLAAVLSEFDYDDLHLVFGAMHDKDHREMAAALPTPDSVTTCRPNLSRAEDPEILARVFERAGVETVDSVDSVSDALSSALDRADPDDCVLLTGSLFCVAEARRRWTRLGIPKEVTSRAEARTTLERAGATPEAVDAAGDDIAHRVVKTQVESRQAQALEIEMARLDGQCVVAGLDSDGELHDVVLSGTLAQFGRLLDALDGHPYGLSEVGADLRERLELDEGGVADESAYPWDEGASVMGILNVTPDSFHDGGEFFDADDAIDRARAMVDAGAEIIDVGGESTRPGADPVSIEDEIERVVPVIEAISELDVAISVDTRRAEVGRAALDAGADVLNDVTGLEDPEMRFLAAEREVPVIVMHSIDAPVVPGKEIDYDDVVEDVIEELNERILLAEKAGIPRERVIVDPGLGFGKSKPENFELLSRLSEFEALGCPILVGHSHKSMFELVGQKAGNNLEATIAGTALAVDRGADIVRVHDVPENVAAVRVAEATLDPSRFE